The sequence below is a genomic window from Nitrosomonas sp..
AGTGTTCAATGCATCGACCATTTGCTGGATCAACTGGCCGAGTATTTCATCAACTTCTGTATAGCCCAGAATCCCGTCAAGTGCAGGAAGTCCTTCCAGTTCTACCACTATGACGGCACTGTGAAGATCCGTATTGTTGGCATCGAATAGTGTTTTTGATGCAATACTTAGAAAGTCTTGATAGCTATGAATTGTCATGAATTGATTGACCGATATTTCATAAATAGTATTTTTTGATATCAATGTTATAGGCGCCGTGAGGCAGATCCTGCACGATGGTATATGGAATACCGTCAGGGCCGGGTTTCAGTAATTTTAAATCGCGTGTTTCGGGGCTGTCATAAGGTTTTTTATTCGTATCAAGCACAACCATGACTTCTGGCAAAGATCTTTTGGAACGGCTGTGCGTTAATACAATGGCCACTTCGCCACTATTGAGTTCCACCAGGCTTCCGACCGGAAAAAAACCGACGCAATGCGCAAATTGTTCGACCAGCGTTGCATTCAACCCGTAGCTCGATTGCTTCTTGAGGAGATTAAAGACCTGAGATGTTTTTGGCGTCGGCGAGTTTGGTTGCGATCTGACAAGCTCCTGGTAACTATCGACGATTGCGGCCATGCGGGCATAGGTATTTAGTTGATTGGCATTGAGTCCGCGGGGATAGCCGCTGCCATCTTCCCGCTCATGGTGTTGTGAAACGATATCAAATACTGCTTCAGGAATATCTCCCGATTGCTTGATAATTGTTTCACCGTGCGTGACATGTTTTTTGAGCTGTGTGAGTTCTTCAGCGTCAAGAAAATCAACTTTTGCCGTTATCTCGGCAGGAACACGTAATTTTCCGATATCCATAAGCAACCCGCCCAGTCCGAGCAAGGAGAGCTCCGCGCGTGGAAGACCCAGATGCCGGCCAAAAGCAAGCAGAAGAATTGAATTATTCACTGCATTGTCGTAAAGCAGTTCTCCTGATGACTTAAGTTGCGCGAGCAACAGCATCGCATCAGGATTGCGCACAATGCTGTCGCTCATTGCGTAGACAGCATTTCGCGCATCCCGCACCTCGATATTGTTGCTGTGTTCGTAGTTTGTCCTGATTGCCTTGATAACTTCCTGCGCGATATGATGCACCTTGGCGGCGACTGGAAGTTCTTCTTCAACAGTACGCGTATCGGTATAGATTTGACTGCCATGAAAAGGTGTCTTTTCAACAGCGGCTCTGGGCGTTTTATAGGCTCGTGGAGAAGTTTTTTTTGTTTCGTGGATTTTTACTGTATTCAATGTGCAGGAACTGTATTTCTTGACGATATGCGATTCGCTTTTGTTGAAATCGACATAAACAAATACACAGTGACGTTCTAACTCTAAAATGTCCTCCATGGTTTTAATCAGAATCCCCTGGATCGAGTAAGGTGTTTCCAGCCAGGGGCGGTCAAGCTTGCTGACATACATTCCGAATCTCAACTCCCGAACTCTTATTTTGTAGATGGATTGGCTGGTACCCATTCAGCACCTGTTGAAAAAGCAATTGCGAGCAATCTTGAAGCAAAACATAGGGCATTGATAGCTTAAATACAAATGATGCATTATTTTAATCGTTTCAATAAATTGAGCTTTTTTGACTTGTTGGTATCAATGTCGGTTTATAATTCAATATACTGCTGTATCGGTGTTGGTGTACATTCAAACGCACGTGCTGTGTTGT
It includes:
- a CDS encoding DUF3391 domain-containing protein; its protein translation is MGTSQSIYKIRVRELRFGMYVSKLDRPWLETPYSIQGILIKTMEDILELERHCVFVYVDFNKSESHIVKKYSSCTLNTVKIHETKKTSPRAYKTPRAAVEKTPFHGSQIYTDTRTVEEELPVAAKVHHIAQEVIKAIRTNYEHSNNIEVRDARNAVYAMSDSIVRNPDAMLLLAQLKSSGELLYDNAVNNSILLLAFGRHLGLPRAELSLLGLGGLLMDIGKLRVPAEITAKVDFLDAEELTQLKKHVTHGETIIKQSGDIPEAVFDIVSQHHEREDGSGYPRGLNANQLNTYARMAAIVDSYQELVRSQPNSPTPKTSQVFNLLKKQSSYGLNATLVEQFAHCVGFFPVGSLVELNSGEVAIVLTHSRSKRSLPEVMVVLDTNKKPYDSPETRDLKLLKPGPDGIPYTIVQDLPHGAYNIDIKKYYL